The Arachis hypogaea cultivar Tifrunner chromosome 14, arahy.Tifrunner.gnm2.J5K5, whole genome shotgun sequence genome has a segment encoding these proteins:
- the LOC112798087 gene encoding probable aldo-keto reductase 2 has protein sequence MAKVGRMKLGSQGLEVSQQGLGCMGMSAYYGPPKPEPDMVALIHHAVQSGVTFLDTSDVYGPHTNEILIGKALKGGVRGKVELATKFGISISDDEKFENRGDPSYVRAACEGSLKRLEIDCIDLYYQHRIDTRVPIEITIGELKKLVEEGKIKYIGLSEASASTIRRAHAVHPISAVQLEWSLWSRDVEEEVIPTCRELGIGIVAYSPLGRGFLSSGTKILENLSEGDFRQNLPRFQPENLEKNKTIFERVNEMAAKKGCTPSQLALAWVHHQGNDVCPIPGTTKVDNFNQNIAALSVKLAPQEMAELESFAAADAVKGDRYAGDLSTWKNSDTPPLSSWKAV, from the exons ATGGCTAAAGTTGGAAGAATGAAACTGGGATCACAAGGTTTGGAGGTATCTCAGCAAGGACTTGGTTGCATGGGAATGTCTGCTTACTATGGACCTCCAAAGCCAGAACCTGACATGGTTGCTCTCATTCACCATGCTGTTCAAAGTGGTGTCACATTCCTTGATACCTCTGATGTCTATGGTCCTCACACCAATGAAATTCTGATTGGAAAG GCTTTGAAGGGAGGGGTGAGAGGGAAGGTTGAATTGGCAACCAAATTTGGTATCAGCATTTCTGATGATGAAAAGTTTGAGAACCGTGGTGATCCATCATATGTGAGAGCTGCCTGTGAGGGAAGCTTGAAGAGACTTGAAATTGATTGTATAGATCTCTATTACCAACATCGAATTGATACACGTGTTCCAATCGAAATAACG ATTGGTGAGCTTAAGAAGCTTGTTGAGGagggaaaaataaaatacattggTCTATCCGAGGCTTCAGCTTCAACAATCAGAAGAGCACATGCTGTTCATCCCATATCAGCTGTGCAGTTAGAATGGTCTCTTTGGTCAagagatgttgaagaagaagtgaTTCCAACTTGCAG GGAACTTGGTATTGGAATTGTTGCATATAGTCCTCTTGGGAGAGGATTCCTTTCATCAGGAACAAAGATACTTGAGAATTTATCTGAGGGTGACTTCAGACAG AATCTGCCTAGATTCCAACCTGAGAATCTGGAGAAGAACAAGACTATATTTGAGAGGGTTAATGAAATGGCGGCGAAGAAGGGATGCACTCCATCTCAGCTTGCATTGGCATGGGTTCACCACCAAGGAAATGATGTCTGCCCCATTCCTGGAACCACCAAAGTTGACAATTTTAACCAAAACATTGCTGCTTTATCTGTGAAACTTGCACCACAAGAAATGGCAGAACTCGAGTCCTTTGCTGCCGCGGATGCTGTCAAGGGTGATAGATACGCCGGCGATCTAAGTACCTGGAAGAACTCTGATACTCCACCACTCTCTTCTTGGAAAGCTGTTTAA
- the LOC112798086 gene encoding probable aldo-keto reductase 2, translating to MAKVGRMKLGSQGLEVSQQGLGCMGMSAYYGPPKPEPDMVALIHHAVQSGVTFLDTSDVYGPHTNEILIGKALSGGVREKVELATKFGIRISDDGKYENRGDPSYVRAACEGSLKRLDIDCIDLYYQHRIDTRVPIEITTGELKKLVEEGKIKYIGLSEASASTIRRAHAVHPISAVQLEWSLWSRDVEEEVIPTCRELGIGIVAYSPLGCGFFSSGSKLLDNLSQDDFRKALPKFQPENLESNKTIFERVNEMAAKKGCTPSQLALAWLHHQGNDVCPIPGTTKLENLNNNIGALSVKLAPQEMAELESFAAADVVKGGRYAGDLITWRNSDTPPLSSWKVV from the exons ATGGCTAAAGTTGGAAGAATGAAACTGGGATCACAAGGTTTGGAGGTATCTCAGCAAGGACTTGGTTGCATGGGAATGTCTGCTTACTATGGACCTCCAAAGCCAGAACCTGACATGGTTGCTCTCATTCACCATGCTGTTCAAAGTGGTGTCACATTCCTTGATACCTCTGATGTCTATGGTCCTCACACCAATGAAATTCTGATTGGAAAG GCTTTGAGTGGAGGGGTGAGAGAGAAGGTTGAATTGGCAACCAAGTTTGGTATCCGCATTTCTGATGATGGAAAATATGAGAACCGTGGTGATCCATCATATGTGAGAGCTGCCTGTGAAGGAAGCTTGAAGAGACTTGACATTGATTGCATAGATCTCTATTACCAACATCGAATCGATACACGTGTTCCAATCGAAATAACG ACTGGTGAGCTTAAGAAGCTTGTTGAGGagggaaaaataaaatacattggTCTATCCGAGGCTTCAGCTTCAACAATCAGAAGAGCACATGCTGTTCATCCCATATCAGCTGTGCAGTTAGAATGGTCTCTTTGGTCAagagatgttgaagaagaagtgaTTCCAACTTGCAG GGAACTTGGCATTGGAATTGTTGCATACAGTCCTCTTGGCTGCGGATTCTTTTCATCCGGATCAAAGTTGCTTGATAATTTATCACAGGACGACTTCAGGAAG GCTCTGCCTAAATTTCAACCTGAAAACCTGGAGTCAAACAAGACTATATTTGAGAGGGTCAATGAAATGGCCGCAAAGAAAGGATGCACACCATCTCAGCTTGCATTGGCATGGCTTCACCACCAAGGCAATGATGTCTGCCCCATTCCCGGAACCACCAAACTTGAGAACCTTAACAACAACATTGGTGCTTTATCTGTGAAACTTGCACCACAAGAAATGGCAGAACTCGAGTCCTTTGCTGCCGCAGATGTTGTCAAGGGTGGTAGATACGCCGGCGATCTAATTACCTGGAGGAACTCTGATACTCCACCACTCTCTTCTTGGAAAGTTGTTTAA
- the LOC140178792 gene encoding probable aldo-keto reductase 3, protein MTLTGSSQNLPRFQPENLEKNKTIFERVNEMATKKGCTPSQLALAWVHHQGNGDCLIPGTTKVDNFNQNVGALSVKLAPQEMAELESFSVVDAVKCDRYTGDLITWKNSDSPPLSSWKAV, encoded by the exons ATGACGCTGACCGGATCTTCacaa AATCTGCCTAGATTCCAACCTGAGAATCTGGAGAAGAACAAGACTATATTCGAGAGGGTAAATGAAATGGCGACGAAGAAGGGATGCACTCCATCTCAGCTTGCATTGGCATGGGTTCACCACCAAGGAAATGGTGACTGCCTCATTCCTGGAACCACCAAAGTTGACAATTTTAACCAAAACGTTGGTGCTTTATCTGTGAAACTTGCACCACAAGAAATGGCAGAACTCGAGTCCTTTTCTGTTGTGGACGCTGTCAAATGTGATAGATACACCGGCGATCTAATTACCTGGAAGAACTCTGATAGTCCACCACTCTCTTCTTGGAAAGCTGTTTAA
- the LOC112798083 gene encoding probable aldo-keto reductase 2 isoform X1 produces the protein MAKVGRMKLGSQGLEVSQQGLGCMGMSAVYGPPKPEPDMVALIQHAVQSGVTFLDTADVYGPHTNEILIGKALKGGLREKVELATKFSINFIEDGKFEIHGDPEYVRASCERSLKRLDINCIDLYIQHRVDTRVPIEVTMGELKKLVEEGKIKYIGLSEASASTIRRAHAVHPITAVQIEWSLWTRDVEEEVIPTCRELGIGIVAYSPLGRGFFSSGSKLLDNLSQDDFRKALPRFQPENLESNKTIFERVNEMAAKKGCTPSQLALAWLHHQGNDVCPIPGTTKIENLNDNIGALSVKLTPQEMTELESFAAADVVKGGRYPDNLIPTWKNSDTPLLSSWKAV, from the exons ATGGCTAAAGTTGGAAGAATGAAGCTGGGATCACAGGGCTTGGAGGTGTCTCAGCAAGGACTTGGTTGCATGGGAATGTCTGCTGTCTATGGACCTCCAAAACCAGAGCCTGACATGGTTGCTCTCATTCAGCATGCTGTTCAAAGTGGGGTCACTTTCCTTGACACTGCTGATGTTTATGGCCCTCACACCAATGAAATTCTAATTGGAAAG GCTTTGAAGGGAGGGCTGAGAGAGAAGGTTGAATTGGCAACCAAGTTTTCAATCAATTTTATTGAGGATGGGAAGTTTGAGATCCATGGAGATCCAGAATATGTGAGAGCTTCCTGTGAAAGAAGCTTGAAGAGACTTGACATTAATTGCATTGATCTCTATATCCAGCATAGAGTTGATACTCGCGTGCCAATTGAAGTCACG ATGGGGGAGCTTAAGAAGCTTGTTGAGGAGGGAAAAATAAAGTACATCGGTCTAAGTGAGGCATCGGCTTCAACAATCAGAAGAGCACATGCTGTTCATCCCATAACAGCTGTGCAAATTGAATGGTCTCTTTGGACAAGAGATGTTGAGGAAGAAGTGATTCCAACTTGCAG GGAACTTGGCATTGGAATTGTTGCATATAGTCCTCTTGGCCGCGGATTCTTTTCATCCGGATCAAAGTTGCTTGATAATTTATCACAGGACGACTTCAGGAAG GCTCTGCCTAGATTTCAACCTGAAAACCTGGAGTCAAACAAGACTATATTTGAGAGGGTCAATGAAATGGCCGCAAAGAAAGGATGCACACCATCTCAGCTTGCATTGGCATGGCTTCACCACCAAGGCAATGATGTCTGCCCCATACCCGGAACCACCAAAATTGAGAACCTTAACGACAACATTGGAGCCTTGTCTGTGAAACTTACACCACAAGAAATGACAGAACTCGAGTCCTTTGCTGCCGCAGATGTGGTCAAGGGTGGTAGATATCCAGATAATCTTATACCTACATGGAAGAACTCTGATACTCCACTACTTTCTTCTTGGAAAGCTGTTTAA
- the LOC112798083 gene encoding probable aldo-keto reductase 2 isoform X2, whose translation MAKVGRMKLGSQGLEVSQQGLGCMGMSAVYGPPKPEPDMVALIQHAVQSGVTFLDTADVYGPHTNEILIGKMGELKKLVEEGKIKYIGLSEASASTIRRAHAVHPITAVQIEWSLWTRDVEEEVIPTCRELGIGIVAYSPLGRGFFSSGSKLLDNLSQDDFRKALPRFQPENLESNKTIFERVNEMAAKKGCTPSQLALAWLHHQGNDVCPIPGTTKIENLNDNIGALSVKLTPQEMTELESFAAADVVKGGRYPDNLIPTWKNSDTPLLSSWKAV comes from the exons ATGGCTAAAGTTGGAAGAATGAAGCTGGGATCACAGGGCTTGGAGGTGTCTCAGCAAGGACTTGGTTGCATGGGAATGTCTGCTGTCTATGGACCTCCAAAACCAGAGCCTGACATGGTTGCTCTCATTCAGCATGCTGTTCAAAGTGGGGTCACTTTCCTTGACACTGCTGATGTTTATGGCCCTCACACCAATGAAATTCTAATTGGAAAG ATGGGGGAGCTTAAGAAGCTTGTTGAGGAGGGAAAAATAAAGTACATCGGTCTAAGTGAGGCATCGGCTTCAACAATCAGAAGAGCACATGCTGTTCATCCCATAACAGCTGTGCAAATTGAATGGTCTCTTTGGACAAGAGATGTTGAGGAAGAAGTGATTCCAACTTGCAG GGAACTTGGCATTGGAATTGTTGCATATAGTCCTCTTGGCCGCGGATTCTTTTCATCCGGATCAAAGTTGCTTGATAATTTATCACAGGACGACTTCAGGAAG GCTCTGCCTAGATTTCAACCTGAAAACCTGGAGTCAAACAAGACTATATTTGAGAGGGTCAATGAAATGGCCGCAAAGAAAGGATGCACACCATCTCAGCTTGCATTGGCATGGCTTCACCACCAAGGCAATGATGTCTGCCCCATACCCGGAACCACCAAAATTGAGAACCTTAACGACAACATTGGAGCCTTGTCTGTGAAACTTACACCACAAGAAATGACAGAACTCGAGTCCTTTGCTGCCGCAGATGTGGTCAAGGGTGGTAGATATCCAGATAATCTTATACCTACATGGAAGAACTCTGATACTCCACTACTTTCTTCTTGGAAAGCTGTTTAA
- the LOC112795461 gene encoding probable aldo-keto reductase 3, translating to MCSLTESGRFQPENLEKNKTIFERVNEMTTKKGCTPSQLALAWVHHQGNGVCPIPGTTKVDNFNQNIGALSVKLAPQEMAELESFAADAVKGDRYTGDLITWKNSDSPPLSSWKAV from the coding sequence ATGTGTTCACTTACAGAATCTGGTAGATTCCAACCTGAGAATCTGGAGAAGAACAAGACTATATTCGAGAGGGTTAATGAAATGACGACGAAGAAGGGATGCACTCCATCTCAGCTTGCATTGGCATGGGTTCACCACCAAGGAAATGGTGTCTGCCCCATTCCTGGAACCACCAAAGTTGACAATTTTAACCAAAACATTGGTGCTTTATCTGTGAAACTTGCACCACAAGAAATGGCAGAACTCGAGTCCTTTGCTGCAGACGCTGTCAAGGGTGATAGATACACCGGCGATCTAATTACCTGGAAGAACTCTGATAGTCCACCACTCTCTTCTTGGAAAGCTGTTTAA
- the LOC112798084 gene encoding probable aldo-keto reductase 2 isoform X2 yields MAKVGRMKLGSQGLEVSQQGLGCMGMSAVYGPPKPEPDMVALIQHAVQSGVTFLDTADVYGPHTNEILIGKMGELKKLVEEGKIKYIGLSEASASTIRRAHAVHPITAVQIEWSLWTRDVEEEVIPSCRELGIGIVAYSPLGRGFFSSGSKLLDNLSQDDFRKALPRFQPENLESNKTIFERVNEMAAKKGCTPSQLALAWLHHQGNDVCPIPGTTKIENLNDNIGALSVKLTPQEMTELESFAAADVVKGGRYPDDLIPTWKNSDTPPLSSWKVV; encoded by the exons ATGGCTAAAGTTGGAAGAATGAAGCTGGGATCACAGGGCTTGGAAGTGTCTCAGCAAGGACTTGGTTGCATGGGAATGTCTGCTGTCTATGGACCTCCAAAACCAGAGCCTGACATGGTTGCTCTCATTCAGCATGCTGTTCAAAGTGGGGTCACTTTCCTTGACACTGCTGATGTTTATGGCCCTCACACCAATGAAATTCTAATTGGAAAG ATGGGGGAGCTTAAGAAGCTTGTTGAGGAGGGAAAAATAAAGTACATCGGTCTAAGTGAGGCATCGGCTTCAACAATCAGAAGAGCACATGCTGTTCATCCCATAACAGCTGTGCAAATTGAATGGTCTCTTTGGACAAGAGATGTTGAGGAAGAAGTGATTCCAAGTTGCAG GGAACTTGGCATTGGAATTGTTGCATATAGTCCTCTTGGCCGCGGATTCTTTTCATCCGGATCAAAGTTGCTTGATAATTTATCACAGGACGACTTCAGGAAG GCTCTGCCTAGATTTCAACCTGAAAACCTGGAGTCAAACAAGACTATATTTGAGAGGGTCAATGAAATGGCCGCAAAGAAAGGATGCACACCATCTCAGCTTGCATTGGCATGGCTTCACCACCAAGGCAATGATGTCTGCCCCATACCCGGAACCACCAAAATTGAGAACCTTAACGACAACATTGGAGCCTTGTCTGTGAAACTTACACCACAAGAAATGACAGAACTCGAGTCCTTTGCTGCCGCAGATGTTGTCAAGGGTGGTAGATATCCAGATGATCTTATACCTACATGGAAGAACTCTGATACTCCACCACTTTCTTCTTGGAAAGTTGTTTAA
- the LOC112798084 gene encoding probable aldo-keto reductase 2 isoform X1 has protein sequence MAKVGRMKLGSQGLEVSQQGLGCMGMSAVYGPPKPEPDMVALIQHAVQSGVTFLDTADVYGPHTNEILIGKALKGGLREKVELATKFSINFIEDGKFEIHGDPEYVRASCERSLKRLDINCIDLYFQHRVDTRVPIEVTMGELKKLVEEGKIKYIGLSEASASTIRRAHAVHPITAVQIEWSLWTRDVEEEVIPSCRELGIGIVAYSPLGRGFFSSGSKLLDNLSQDDFRKALPRFQPENLESNKTIFERVNEMAAKKGCTPSQLALAWLHHQGNDVCPIPGTTKIENLNDNIGALSVKLTPQEMTELESFAAADVVKGGRYPDDLIPTWKNSDTPPLSSWKVV, from the exons ATGGCTAAAGTTGGAAGAATGAAGCTGGGATCACAGGGCTTGGAAGTGTCTCAGCAAGGACTTGGTTGCATGGGAATGTCTGCTGTCTATGGACCTCCAAAACCAGAGCCTGACATGGTTGCTCTCATTCAGCATGCTGTTCAAAGTGGGGTCACTTTCCTTGACACTGCTGATGTTTATGGCCCTCACACCAATGAAATTCTAATTGGAAAG GCTTTGAAGGGAGGGCTGAGAGAGAAGGTTGAATTGGCAACCAAGTTTTCAATCAATTTTATTGAGGATGGAAAGTTTGAGATCCATGGAGATCCAGAATATGTGAGAGCTTCCTGTGAAAGAAGCTTGAAGAGACTTGACATTAATTGCATTGATCTCTATTTCCAGCATAGAGTTGATACTCGCGTGCCAATTGAAGTCACG ATGGGGGAGCTTAAGAAGCTTGTTGAGGAGGGAAAAATAAAGTACATCGGTCTAAGTGAGGCATCGGCTTCAACAATCAGAAGAGCACATGCTGTTCATCCCATAACAGCTGTGCAAATTGAATGGTCTCTTTGGACAAGAGATGTTGAGGAAGAAGTGATTCCAAGTTGCAG GGAACTTGGCATTGGAATTGTTGCATATAGTCCTCTTGGCCGCGGATTCTTTTCATCCGGATCAAAGTTGCTTGATAATTTATCACAGGACGACTTCAGGAAG GCTCTGCCTAGATTTCAACCTGAAAACCTGGAGTCAAACAAGACTATATTTGAGAGGGTCAATGAAATGGCCGCAAAGAAAGGATGCACACCATCTCAGCTTGCATTGGCATGGCTTCACCACCAAGGCAATGATGTCTGCCCCATACCCGGAACCACCAAAATTGAGAACCTTAACGACAACATTGGAGCCTTGTCTGTGAAACTTACACCACAAGAAATGACAGAACTCGAGTCCTTTGCTGCCGCAGATGTTGTCAAGGGTGGTAGATATCCAGATGATCTTATACCTACATGGAAGAACTCTGATACTCCACCACTTTCTTCTTGGAAAGTTGTTTAA